A stretch of the Thermofilum adornatum genome encodes the following:
- a CDS encoding DUF711 family protein — MTSHKIRALTIHIDQDQPPQTIETLLARFAEQAEQLAKNTQLEIWTKRLTTKPTTPDKFDKTAQTIHELAEKYQINYTAVPQLKPLHPKQLADTMATLPRLYTTTLYTPQNTQLLAQTIRTLSEQSPLTATRYAVTYGQFVQTPYFPATATLTPGTSISLLYPSLYTTQTPQQLQKTLTALAQTAKQTLDNFLGIDISLSPWQDQSVATIIEKHSGQTLAAPGTITAIKQINNQLTQLAKHLPTIGYNETMLPLAEDNRLKELARLQQLKLSHLTAYTTYCVPGLDMAPIPDTTQDNIIHNILTDLHHTQTTKNKPLGLRLILAPADEGQDIHLGPFGPTPVLSPLQ, encoded by the coding sequence ATGACTAGCCACAAAATAAGAGCCCTAACAATACACATCGACCAAGACCAGCCACCACAAACAATAGAAACCCTCCTCGCCCGCTTCGCCGAACAAGCAGAACAACTAGCCAAAAACACACAACTAGAAATATGGACCAAGCGCCTAACAACAAAACCAACAACACCAGACAAATTCGACAAAACAGCACAAACAATACACGAACTAGCAGAAAAATACCAAATAAACTACACAGCAGTCCCACAACTCAAACCACTACACCCCAAACAACTAGCAGACACAATGGCCACACTCCCAAGACTATACACAACAACACTATACACACCACAAAACACACAACTACTAGCCCAAACAATCCGCACACTCTCAGAACAATCCCCACTCACAGCCACCAGATACGCAGTAACCTACGGACAATTCGTCCAGACACCATACTTCCCAGCAACAGCAACACTCACACCAGGAACATCAATAAGCCTACTATACCCATCCCTCTACACCACACAAACACCACAACAACTACAAAAAACACTCACAGCCCTAGCACAAACAGCAAAACAAACACTCGACAACTTCCTAGGAATAGACATCTCCCTAAGCCCATGGCAAGACCAAAGCGTAGCCACAATAATCGAAAAACACTCAGGACAAACCCTAGCAGCACCAGGCACCATAACAGCAATCAAACAAATAAACAACCAACTAACACAACTAGCAAAACACCTCCCCACAATAGGCTACAACGAAACAATGCTACCACTAGCAGAAGACAACAGACTCAAAGAACTAGCAAGACTACAACAACTAAAACTCAGCCACCTAACCGCATACACAACATACTGCGTCCCAGGACTAGACATGGCCCCAATACCAGACACAACACAAGACAACATAATACACAACATACTCACAGACCTACACCACACACAAACAACCAAAAACAAACCACTAGGACTAAGACTCATCCTAGCCCCAGCAGACGAAGGACAAGACATCCACCTAGGACCATTCGGACCCACACCAGTACTCTCACCACTCCAATAA
- a CDS encoding A/G-specific adenine glycosylase translates to MNTSNWKLAQEKSKILRSEILKWVYKHMRDFPWRRTNDPYVVLVTEKLLQQTDYGHVKKVWYKFFEKFPTVNALAQAKEEEIAEILRPLGLWRQRAKQLNAIAGTLVAKFGGQIPCSYKELLSLPGVGDYIARATLVFACEIPTYLIDVNTKKIVQRFIFYPTQVTEKEVAKVLEIATPKSPRECKLFNWGMIDFSALVCTKKPKCDICPLRENCAYYSYTIIG, encoded by the coding sequence ATGAACACTTCGAATTGGAAGCTAGCGCAAGAAAAATCAAAAATCCTTAGATCAGAAATCTTAAAATGGGTATATAAACACATGCGAGATTTTCCTTGGAGAAGAACAAATGATCCCTACGTAGTTCTTGTAACTGAGAAACTTCTTCAGCAAACAGACTATGGTCATGTAAAAAAAGTGTGGTATAAGTTTTTTGAGAAATTTCCTACTGTTAACGCTCTAGCACAAGCAAAAGAAGAAGAAATAGCCGAAATACTTAGACCCCTCGGCTTATGGAGACAGAGAGCGAAACAACTTAATGCCATTGCGGGTACTCTGGTGGCAAAATTTGGAGGACAAATTCCATGCAGCTACAAGGAGCTACTATCACTTCCCGGCGTAGGAGACTACATTGCAAGAGCCACCTTAGTGTTTGCTTGCGAGATTCCTACTTACCTAATCGATGTTAATACCAAGAAAATCGTTCAGAGATTTATCTTCTATCCCACTCAGGTGACTGAAAAAGAAGTAGCCAAGGTATTAGAGATTGCAACACCAAAAAGTCCAAGAGAATGTAAACTTTTCAACTGGGGAATGATAGACTTTTCCGCGCTTGTCTGCACAAAAAAACCTAAGTGTGATATATGTCCTCTCAGGGAAAATTGCGCCTATTATTCTTACACAATTATTGGCTAG
- a CDS encoding helicase-related protein, translating to MIGISITREKNYGETYFLKSLLICLGGYFDKKQYNNKIVERKKPTVYVYDSNGYKWSMGHLFEVEGEVAFEGYNVEWKWDKFGLQGINPINCLLAEDDQGNRFKFRDWNIAKEPVFSIEASEDEVKESLRNLIYEAKQFIRSGVKHDDIEIVGSALQYSLEQLGIKKLYKYQEAALKKISLTLLGLNTEKRHFAIVARTSGGKTYAFLLPLIFASAIYKAKGHKGCKAILFYPTKALANDQADELAHLLWYFNDYLRRQKREDLTITMGILHGNIKSRFASGEDKPEVTMIKCPIHERPLTLYFERQEEKFSLEKLSCDYEDCPVNRDSDWVNKWIKLTREAIYSEPPDILLTDQDMINAVLMRNPSELTIIGYSSVKVCKKCGSTYPVQKRKCRCGSTELIPMQKLGHPIAIVLDEAHMLRGSFGIQTYYLLKRLEQAIRTYHNELPDWRPTYIISSATIHSPKMFAASLLGEDAKSIEVFEANYDKGVNVKSQRIFLFLMPKTYEMQATCIRAIGKLYDLAKEKKPQTIVFVNSLAESNELWRGLNDEIANIQGIRVGGHTTDYEQDRIRIEQDFSKKVYQVLVATKTLEVGVDYGSLDVAVIHGMPFYISDFTQRIGRAGRNRDALIIVIFDPQTPIDYYYYQNYRLLCDPALRSDAMSLESYTIKSNNQEAIRRTITRAIFDYLSVASEKINIGKLYDEESAVDDQVLTRLKAVLFDERDSLHLKMINHIQGVIGSLDNNLFEDALREAIDRISQSIGPFEKSTKIESILKKIDNIYQIYNLRHAEKAVLFKFSPSFGSASDTRPRELSTAIRRASRGQVISFRGIFYVVKMIEGNTVNIKSFLEDG from the coding sequence GTGATCGGGATAAGTATTACGAGAGAGAAAAACTATGGAGAAACATATTTTCTAAAGAGCTTACTCATATGCCTCGGTGGCTATTTCGACAAGAAACAATACAATAACAAAATTGTAGAAAGAAAAAAACCGACAGTATACGTCTATGATAGCAATGGCTATAAATGGTCAATGGGACACCTATTTGAAGTAGAGGGTGAAGTTGCCTTCGAAGGATACAATGTTGAATGGAAATGGGACAAGTTTGGTCTCCAGGGAATTAATCCAATAAATTGTCTCCTCGCTGAAGACGACCAAGGAAACAGGTTTAAGTTTAGAGACTGGAATATAGCTAAAGAGCCTGTTTTTTCAATTGAAGCCTCTGAAGACGAAGTAAAAGAATCTCTAAGGAATCTAATTTATGAAGCCAAACAATTTATACGGTCGGGAGTTAAGCACGACGACATTGAAATAGTGGGTAGCGCTCTTCAATATTCCCTTGAGCAGTTAGGTATAAAAAAGTTATATAAGTACCAGGAAGCTGCCTTGAAGAAAATATCTCTAACACTTCTGGGTTTGAATACTGAAAAAAGACATTTTGCAATAGTTGCGAGGACCTCTGGCGGAAAAACCTATGCTTTTCTGCTTCCCTTAATTTTTGCCTCAGCTATTTATAAAGCCAAAGGTCACAAGGGCTGTAAAGCTATTCTATTTTATCCAACAAAGGCACTTGCAAATGATCAGGCCGACGAATTGGCTCATCTGCTCTGGTACTTTAATGATTATTTACGCAGGCAAAAACGGGAGGACCTTACAATTACAATGGGAATATTGCATGGAAATATAAAAAGCAGGTTTGCCAGCGGAGAAGATAAACCAGAAGTTACAATGATTAAATGTCCCATTCATGAACGCCCGCTCACACTTTACTTTGAAAGACAAGAAGAAAAATTTTCCTTGGAAAAATTGTCGTGCGACTATGAGGATTGCCCTGTGAATAGAGATAGTGATTGGGTGAATAAATGGATAAAACTAACAAGAGAGGCAATTTACTCCGAACCGCCTGATATTTTGTTAACAGATCAAGACATGATCAATGCTGTCTTGATGCGCAATCCCTCCGAATTAACCATTATAGGATACTCTAGTGTTAAAGTATGCAAAAAATGCGGGTCAACATATCCTGTTCAAAAAAGAAAATGCAGATGTGGGTCTACAGAGCTAATACCTATGCAGAAGCTAGGTCATCCGATCGCTATTGTTCTAGATGAAGCACATATGCTAAGGGGGAGTTTTGGGATACAAACATATTATTTATTGAAGAGACTTGAGCAGGCTATTAGAACTTATCACAACGAACTGCCAGATTGGAGACCTACCTATATTATCTCTAGCGCAACAATTCATAGTCCTAAAATGTTTGCAGCTAGTTTACTTGGAGAAGATGCTAAGTCAATAGAAGTATTCGAAGCTAATTACGATAAAGGTGTGAATGTTAAATCACAAAGAATATTTCTTTTCCTAATGCCCAAGACCTATGAGATGCAGGCTACATGTATAAGAGCTATAGGTAAACTTTATGATTTAGCAAAGGAGAAAAAACCACAAACAATTGTTTTCGTCAATTCACTAGCGGAAAGTAATGAACTATGGCGCGGGCTAAATGATGAGATTGCAAACATACAGGGTATAAGGGTAGGCGGTCATACAACTGATTACGAACAAGACAGAATAAGGATAGAGCAAGATTTCAGCAAAAAAGTGTACCAGGTGCTGGTAGCGACAAAGACTCTTGAAGTAGGCGTAGATTATGGCTCACTTGATGTAGCTGTTATTCATGGGATGCCGTTTTATATTTCAGATTTCACGCAGCGTATTGGGCGGGCGGGTCGGAACAGGGATGCGTTAATTATTGTTATATTTGACCCACAAACACCCATAGATTACTATTACTATCAAAACTATAGACTTCTATGCGACCCGGCTTTAAGAAGCGATGCAATGTCCTTGGAAAGTTATACAATAAAGTCCAACAATCAAGAAGCTATACGCAGAACAATAACAAGGGCAATCTTTGATTATTTGTCGGTAGCCTCAGAGAAGATTAACATAGGAAAACTATATGATGAAGAGTCGGCAGTAGACGATCAAGTCTTAACACGTCTTAAAGCTGTTCTATTTGACGAAAGAGACTCGCTACATTTAAAGATGATAAACCATATTCAAGGAGTTATAGGGTCATTAGACAATAATCTTTTTGAAGATGCTTTGCGCGAGGCTATAGATCGCATTAGCCAGTCAATAGGTCCTTTCGAAAAATCTACTAAAATCGAAAGTATTTTGAAAAAAATCGACAACATCTATCAAATTTACAACCTCAGGCATGCCGAAAAAGCCGTTTTATTCAAATTTAGTCCCTCATTTGGCTCGGCATCTGACACGAGACCGAGAGAATTGTCCACGGCAATCAGGCGAGCAAGTAGGGGGCAAGTCATTTCTTTTAGGGGTATATTCTACGTTGTGAAAATGATTGAAGGAAATACCGTAAATATAAAGTCTTTTCTAGAAGATGGGTGA
- a CDS encoding transglutaminase domain-containing protein — protein sequence MVGKAFCKGVSARIAKIGKRSMELVRWQHVSLSVFVLGAIIQFYLFLKEAGPLAVLSFMLALLILIIEIAGRVIIKEKIEFKIPGSIMKLAGKIIQGLRVLHDFLLLISEGLFLGVVLFALYVVYANFVYVSFEVLHSPYFVSVDKGGVLVLVFTVNYLVPVIIAGIFAGLARRYIRDLPTFVTVLLLSILLVSYTGVVILGQWLYPVKVKEMKSIYGTRCTLENAWSIAKATRASFTFTYRVNVPKPRQLMIPGDDIIAIADTGTCEDFAIELTTLLRDVLGCEARVVAFIDYDHALPEVKIDGVWYVLDISYTTPAGPVRAENYWRYLENNTRYSQIVAEAKGLVDRETGKDVSSEHGFMLRG from the coding sequence ATGGTTGGTAAAGCTTTTTGCAAGGGTGTCTCTGCAAGGATAGCAAAAATCGGTAAGAGGAGCATGGAGCTTGTCCGGTGGCAACATGTTAGCTTAAGTGTCTTTGTTCTTGGGGCAATTATACAGTTTTATCTTTTCCTTAAAGAGGCGGGCCCGCTCGCTGTTCTTAGTTTCATGCTTGCACTTCTAATTTTAATTATAGAGATAGCTGGTAGAGTAATCATCAAGGAAAAAATAGAATTCAAGATTCCAGGTTCAATCATGAAATTGGCTGGTAAAATAATCCAAGGGTTACGAGTTTTACATGATTTTTTATTATTGATATCTGAGGGTCTCTTTCTCGGTGTCGTTTTGTTTGCTTTGTACGTGGTCTACGCGAATTTTGTGTATGTGTCGTTTGAGGTGCTTCACAGTCCCTATTTTGTGTCTGTTGATAAGGGGGGCGTGCTAGTCCTGGTCTTCACTGTAAATTATCTAGTTCCAGTTATCATTGCTGGCATCTTTGCGGGTCTCGCTAGACGCTATATAAGGGATTTACCTACCTTTGTCACTGTTTTACTGTTATCCATATTGTTGGTGTCCTACACGGGAGTGGTGATTCTTGGGCAGTGGCTTTATCCAGTCAAAGTAAAAGAGATGAAGAGCATTTACGGGACACGATGCACCTTGGAGAACGCGTGGAGCATTGCGAAAGCAACGCGGGCAAGTTTCACGTTCACATATAGGGTTAATGTTCCAAAGCCTAGACAGCTAATGATACCAGGTGACGACATTATAGCCATTGCCGATACTGGCACATGCGAGGACTTCGCGATTGAGCTGACTACCCTGCTAAGAGATGTCCTAGGTTGCGAGGCTAGAGTAGTTGCATTCATAGACTACGATCATGCCCTGCCAGAGGTCAAGATAGACGGCGTGTGGTACGTGCTAGATATAAGCTACACTACGCCGGCTGGACCAGTTAGGGCTGAAAACTACTGGAGGTACTTAGAGAACAACACCAGATACTCTCAAATAGTTGCCGAGGCGAAAGGCCTAGTAGACAGAGAGACAGGCAAAGACGTAAGCTCAGAGCATGGTTTTATGCTTAGAGGGTAA
- a CDS encoding DUF1998 domain-containing protein, producing MSQDINYSLLDELARELDRLKSEMYQLSTVFDLLARQVRGKKVKVIMPENVLAELENNLISLRYFWCSKCGKIYRDDEVPKNFKCDCGGKIIQAYIAAPKFLTPPNRYFQVSNFSTYYRRSEEYLFIPVAKFVNAYCDVDRKNKVLKRIVRISTERPVSSLIYACPDVNRSSKCPWKLQLPLGSTQINVCGKGRGNSSTSVPYAIVRPPRRENTIYRIVPPSESLTKPFSINLFKTLDNDKIEINFPKESMPGIIDIAFTKAKVYQLTLFLLAGTPYAGKRERIPIVSIGNDNAIEVIGRKIETEGLLINLDPSKVKETQESLQKMGFSSRDATPTVITHTLAHLFLITAPLIAGLSEHEFGEAIKVDQERDIYQVLIYDNSPGGIGGVRSLIEKDNTLKIDYIALVGKRTECPRSCNLACKACLFSANCMWLNYVLNRFSLNFIIDKKRLAHYVV from the coding sequence TTGTCACAAGATATCAATTATAGTCTTCTTGATGAGCTCGCAAGAGAACTTGACAGACTTAAAAGCGAGATGTACCAGTTGAGCACAGTATTTGACCTTTTAGCTCGCCAAGTGAGGGGAAAAAAGGTAAAAGTAATAATGCCTGAAAACGTTTTAGCTGAATTAGAAAATAACCTAATTTCTTTAAGGTATTTTTGGTGCTCTAAATGTGGCAAAATATATAGAGATGATGAGGTACCCAAAAACTTCAAGTGTGATTGTGGGGGTAAAATTATTCAGGCCTATATTGCCGCCCCTAAGTTCCTAACCCCTCCAAATAGATATTTTCAAGTTTCTAACTTCTCTACTTATTATAGGAGAAGTGAAGAGTATTTATTTATTCCTGTTGCAAAATTTGTTAACGCATACTGCGACGTTGACAGAAAAAACAAAGTATTGAAACGCATTGTTCGAATTAGTACTGAGAGACCTGTTAGCTCGCTAATTTATGCATGTCCAGACGTGAATCGAAGTTCAAAATGTCCATGGAAACTACAGCTACCGCTTGGTTCAACTCAGATAAATGTATGTGGCAAGGGGAGAGGTAATTCTTCTACTAGCGTTCCATATGCAATTGTCCGTCCTCCCAGGAGAGAAAACACGATTTATAGAATTGTCCCACCAAGCGAGTCCCTTACTAAGCCTTTTTCGATCAACCTGTTTAAGACACTTGATAATGATAAAATTGAAATAAATTTTCCTAAGGAAAGCATGCCAGGAATAATAGATATAGCTTTTACCAAGGCAAAAGTATACCAGTTAACTCTTTTCCTGTTGGCAGGTACTCCTTACGCCGGAAAAAGGGAGCGCATTCCTATAGTCTCTATTGGGAATGATAATGCCATTGAAGTTATTGGGAGAAAAATTGAAACAGAAGGATTACTTATAAATTTGGATCCATCAAAAGTAAAGGAAACTCAAGAAAGTCTTCAGAAAATGGGTTTTTCATCGCGTGACGCAACCCCTACCGTAATAACCCATACATTGGCGCATCTATTCCTCATAACAGCTCCACTTATTGCTGGTTTAAGTGAGCATGAATTTGGCGAAGCTATTAAAGTAGATCAAGAAAGGGACATATACCAAGTTCTAATCTACGACAATTCTCCAGGCGGCATAGGTGGTGTAAGAAGTTTAATTGAGAAGGATAATACTCTAAAAATAGATTATATAGCCTTGGTTGGCAAGAGAACTGAATGTCCTCGTTCATGCAATCTGGCATGCAAGGCGTGCCTGTTCTCCGCAAACTGTATGTGGCTAAACTATGTTCTCAATCGTTTCTCATTGAATTTTATAATTGACAAGAAAAGGTTGGCACATTATGTCGTTTAA
- a CDS encoding DNA cytosine methyltransferase — translation MRVAKMRYYTLVDLFCGAGGLTLGFKQAEYQGYGFKVLAAVDIWKRACETYKANHPEVEVICGDIRDRSVKEKLYSLTGGRVDVIIGGPPCEAFSLAGKRDPSDPRAKLFYDYVEVVARLQPYVFVMENVKGILTMLTIREDIDEDEKRRVLEALNKLLDLQSVGRKRRAAPQYIIRENNILDPYQKKLVEYVKNYLVTAVEAIKQAFDRIGYDVEWKILNALDYGVPQERERVIFIGAKRSLGITIRFPEPTHAPKPFMSAGGKVIEKYRTLRDAIGDLPPFEKRVGDEVYEGNFSPIYMSRNRYKSWDEPSYIILASARHIPLHPDSPRMIHVGKDKWEFENNSDKKPRRLSVWECARIQTFPDGYKFIGNVVDKYALIGDAVPPLLAKRVAEAVLKSLVEARIPPSQ, via the coding sequence GTGAGGGTTGCGAAAATGAGGTACTATACCTTGGTGGACCTCTTTTGCGGTGCTGGCGGGTTGACTTTGGGATTCAAGCAAGCTGAGTACCAGGGCTATGGGTTTAAGGTCTTAGCTGCTGTAGACATTTGGAAAAGGGCATGCGAAACCTATAAGGCAAATCACCCCGAAGTTGAGGTTATCTGCGGCGATATTAGAGATAGGTCTGTTAAGGAGAAACTTTACAGCTTGACTGGAGGACGTGTAGACGTTATTATTGGTGGTCCGCCGTGTGAGGCGTTCAGCTTAGCTGGCAAGCGCGATCCAAGTGATCCCAGAGCTAAGCTTTTCTATGACTATGTGGAAGTGGTGGCAAGGCTTCAGCCTTACGTTTTTGTAATGGAGAACGTTAAAGGAATATTGACCATGCTTACCATTCGAGAAGACATAGACGAGGATGAAAAAAGAAGAGTTCTTGAAGCTTTAAATAAGTTGCTTGATCTTCAAAGTGTAGGTAGGAAAAGGCGGGCAGCCCCCCAGTATATAATTAGAGAAAATAATATTTTGGATCCTTATCAAAAAAAACTCGTCGAGTATGTGAAAAATTACTTGGTAACGGCTGTGGAAGCCATAAAGCAAGCTTTTGACAGGATCGGTTATGATGTTGAGTGGAAAATATTAAATGCCTTGGATTACGGTGTTCCTCAAGAAAGAGAAAGGGTAATTTTCATTGGCGCTAAAAGAAGTTTAGGGATAACTATAAGATTCCCAGAACCTACCCATGCTCCAAAGCCATTCATGAGTGCAGGTGGAAAGGTTATTGAGAAATATAGGACTTTGAGAGATGCAATTGGAGATTTACCTCCATTTGAGAAGAGAGTAGGAGATGAGGTTTATGAGGGCAACTTTTCGCCTATCTACATGTCCAGGAATAGGTACAAATCGTGGGATGAGCCTAGCTATATTATACTTGCAAGCGCTAGGCACATACCACTGCATCCAGACTCGCCTAGAATGATTCATGTAGGGAAAGATAAATGGGAGTTTGAAAACAACTCAGATAAGAAGCCGAGAAGATTAAGTGTATGGGAATGTGCCAGGATACAAACTTTCCCGGATGGATATAAATTCATTGGAAATGTTGTCGATAAATATGCTCTAATAGGAGACGCAGTGCCACCCTTGCTAGCAAAAAGGGTGGCTGAAGCTGTGCTAAAGTCTCTTGTAGAAGCAAGGATTCCACCTAGCCAATAA